In Vanessa tameamea isolate UH-Manoa-2023 chromosome 19, ilVanTame1 primary haplotype, whole genome shotgun sequence, one genomic interval encodes:
- the LOC113397048 gene encoding probable maleylacetoacetate isomerase 2 isoform X1, with product MGDIIEEKPVLYSYWRSSCSWRVRIALNLKEIPYDIKAVSLIKGGGEQHCNEYREVNPMEQVPSLVIDGHTFVESLSIMHYLEETRPQRALMPQDCYKRAKVREICEVISSGIQPLQNLIVLIYVGEDKKKEWAQHWIMRGFRAVEKLLSSCAGKYCVGDEITLADCCLVPQVFNARRFHVDLRPFPIILRIDRELENHPAFRAAHPSAQPDCPPEVAK from the exons ATGGGTGATATTATTGAAGAAAag CCAGTATTATATTCGTATTGGCGAAGCTCCTGTTCGTGGCGGGTTAGGATTGCCTTGAACCTAAAAGAAATACCATATGATATAAAAGCTGTTAGTTTGATCAAGGGGGGTGGAGAACAACACTGTAATGAATACCGGGAGGTGAACCCTATGGAACAAGTACCGTCACTAGTTATAg ATGGACACACATTTGTAGAATCACTTAGTATAATGCATTATTTAGAAGAAACAAGACCTCAAAGAGCTCTAATGCCTCAAGATTGTTATAAGCGTGCAAAGGTTCGAGAGATTTGTGAG gTCATATCATCTGGCATCCAGCCTCTCcaaaatttaattgttctaaTATATGTGGGTGAAGATAAGAAAAAGGAATGGGCCCAACATTGGATTATGCGTGGTTTTAGAGCAGTGGAGAAGCTTTTATCATCCTGTGCAGGAAAATATTGTGTTGGTGATGAAATAACTCTAGCTGACTGCTGCCTTGTGCCTCAAGTGTTCAATGCAAGAAG ATTCCATGTAGATCTTCGCCCATTCCCAATAATACTTCGCATTGATCGTGAGTTAGAGAATCATCCGGCATTTCGCGCTGCACACCCCTCCGCGCAGCCTGACTGTCCACCAGAGGTAGCCAAATGA
- the LOC113397048 gene encoding probable maleylacetoacetate isomerase 2 isoform X2 has product MAKPVLYSYWRSSCSWRVRIALNLKEIPYDIKAVSLIKGGGEQHCNEYREVNPMEQVPSLVIDGHTFVESLSIMHYLEETRPQRALMPQDCYKRAKVREICEVISSGIQPLQNLIVLIYVGEDKKKEWAQHWIMRGFRAVEKLLSSCAGKYCVGDEITLADCCLVPQVFNARRFHVDLRPFPIILRIDRELENHPAFRAAHPSAQPDCPPEVAK; this is encoded by the exons ATGGCTAAG CCAGTATTATATTCGTATTGGCGAAGCTCCTGTTCGTGGCGGGTTAGGATTGCCTTGAACCTAAAAGAAATACCATATGATATAAAAGCTGTTAGTTTGATCAAGGGGGGTGGAGAACAACACTGTAATGAATACCGGGAGGTGAACCCTATGGAACAAGTACCGTCACTAGTTATAg ATGGACACACATTTGTAGAATCACTTAGTATAATGCATTATTTAGAAGAAACAAGACCTCAAAGAGCTCTAATGCCTCAAGATTGTTATAAGCGTGCAAAGGTTCGAGAGATTTGTGAG gTCATATCATCTGGCATCCAGCCTCTCcaaaatttaattgttctaaTATATGTGGGTGAAGATAAGAAAAAGGAATGGGCCCAACATTGGATTATGCGTGGTTTTAGAGCAGTGGAGAAGCTTTTATCATCCTGTGCAGGAAAATATTGTGTTGGTGATGAAATAACTCTAGCTGACTGCTGCCTTGTGCCTCAAGTGTTCAATGCAAGAAG ATTCCATGTAGATCTTCGCCCATTCCCAATAATACTTCGCATTGATCGTGAGTTAGAGAATCATCCGGCATTTCGCGCTGCACACCCCTCCGCGCAGCCTGACTGTCCACCAGAGGTAGCCAAATGA